One genomic region from Xenopus laevis strain J_2021 chromosome 2L, Xenopus_laevis_v10.1, whole genome shotgun sequence encodes:
- the LOC108707919 gene encoding Fanconi anemia group B protein yields the protein MEAGLHLMEKNQQIASYNGDLLLFQIPDRKRICDASEKNTLLFFRKRFDTVSQTFIEQSLGQYNFPGTKSGVELVCVNCVTDSRTGINLPCVLLKTCKKKSSNATKCTLLLFHASNQVECSLKFRLDVDTVQDLQICDGPTVLWRHEDKLFYISQPTSGVLTSPLSLTAIHWVGTIYGEGTVIFGTRNATFQGAKEIATGFHLDAAEFVLYSIEKQRTVPGTCFLPHAYSTVLRCLQVCVMQKRNDKYETSVAAASNTQLIWIQNGIPKEVCKLPFENPCKLQIALTSRGYLFIISFASGDVCAVQKDGLKIAATWQQVHTVVVDDFLGRGTDQILLLLKCDPNSSSDFQSFKLTDCCEINYPTGECDIGTSTEDGFHENRLLAIRALESRLQAGLLSLEELQQHLQLKDRVLRSSCEALINMVQGNETAIPSADKEGLVSLWDDKESSPCLPSTSLCLSSPAECPVERIWQRIVNDLLVIGVKLNSSAYLSLSSVSLSLVLDQSTVQLSTVTKCETLELKMAIGSLIKSSPVYQGEPTAKKQRTSSFTTGSVLEDSSGRQSCPPYENDLANTVTAVTELSPLLALVNTSSVLLLHARRRNRPDSLVKSEMLTVPCGRISLSTEDVLKGKHTVNISEHCQGSIEDVLAVLSAYIKYSFHISSPDCTLTSMKFWMMGHMQGEPVRHIPEIICSRIPGSLEGTLFIWNPRSPCEGNLTVFARNTAVMLQCLCSLRSVLPPTCVMKIIKQEGMHCLAESLALSLEEELLALKSAISTSASDAEEDLTLRSKLKKKPSSTITPLSDTKEDVQRYRDELLIEQEQSKLGANLTIESDQYRQIVEKIAQIQMNSDKLAARLASS from the exons ATGGAAGCGGGACTGCACCTTATGGAGAAGAATCAACAAATTGCTTCTTACAACGGAGACCTACTTCTTTTTCAAATCCCTGATAGGAAAAGAATTTGCGATGCCAGTGAAAAGAACACTTTGCTTTTCTTTAGAAAAAGGTTTGACACAGTCTCTCAGACGTTTATTGAGCAGTCACTTGGACAGTACAACTTCCCAGGCACTAAATCTGGGGTTGAACTCGTTTGTGTTAACTGTGTAACCGACTCCCGTACAGGCATAAACCTTCCTTGTGTTTTGTTGAAAACATGTAAGAAAAAGAGTAGCAATGCCACAAAATGTACCTTGCTCCTGTTCCATGCATCCAATCAGGTTGAATGCTCTCTAAAGTTTCGTCTAGACGTTGATACGGTGCAAGATCTACAGATCTGTGATGGTCCAACCGTTTTGTGGAGGCACGAAGATAAACTGTTTTATATTTCTCAGCCTACTTCTGGTGTTTTAACATCACCCCTCAGTCTGACTGCTATACATTGGGTCGGTACAATATATGGAGAAGGAACAGTAATCTTTGGCACCAGGAATGCAACTTTTCAAGGGGCCAAAGAAATAGCAACTGGATTTCATCTTGATGCTGCTGAGTTTGTTTTGTATTCCATTGAAAAGCAGAGAACCGTTCCAGGGACCTGCTTTCTGCCACACGCATACAGCACTGTTTTACGTTGCCTTCAGGTGTGTGTGATGCAAAAAAGAAATGACAAGTATGAGACATCCGTTGCTGCAGCGAGCAATACACAGCTTATTTGGATACAAAATGGAATTCCGAAAGAAGTTTGCAAGCTTCCATTTGAGAATCCCTGCAAGCTACAAATAGCTTTAACAAGCCGAgggtatttgtttattatttcctttgcTTCTGGAGACGTATGTGCAGTACAGAAAGATGGCTTGAAG ATTGCTGCAACTTGGCAGCAAGTCCACACTGTTGTCGTGGATGATTTTCTTGGCAGAGGCACTGATCAAATACTCTTGCTGTTAAAGTGTGATCCAAACAGTTCATCTGATTTTCAATCATTCAAACTAACTGACTGCTGTGAAATTAACTATCCT ACTGGGGAATGTGACATCGGTACATCAACTGAAGATGGATTTCATGAAAACCGCCTTCTCGCTATACGAGCACTCGAGTCAAGATTGCAG GCAGGTTTGCTTTCACTCGAAGAATTGCAACAGCATTTACAACTCAAAGATAGGGTCCTGAGGTCATCATGCGAGGCACTGATCAACATGGTTCAAGGCAATGAAACCGCTATTCCCTCTGCAGACAAG GAGGGCTTGGTTTCACTTTGGGATGATAAAGAAAGCAGTCCTTGCCTGCCCAGTACATCGTTATGTTTATCGTCACCAGCTGAATGCCCTGTAGAGAGAATATGGCAACGCATTGTTAATGACCTTTTGGTGATTGGTGTAAAGCTCAACAGCTCAGCGTATCT aTCACTGAGCAGTGTGAGCTTATCTCTAGTACTGGATCAAAGCACAGTCCAGCTCTCCACCGTTACCAAATGCGAAACTCTGGAATTGAAAATGGCCATTGGTTCTTTAATAAAGTCTAGTCCCGTCTACCAAGGAGAACCCACTGCAAAGAAGCAAAGAACTAGCTCTTTCACCACAGGCAGTGTTTTGGAGGATTCTTCGGGAAGGCAGAGCTGTCCCCCTTATGAAAATGATTTGGCAAACACAGTGACTGCTGTCACAGAACTATCCCCTCTCCTGGCACTTGTTAATACAAGTTCTGTTTTGCTGCTGCacgccaggaggagaaatcgaccTGACAGTTTAGTTAAAAGCGAGATGCTGACAGTACCATGCGGGAGAATTTCTTTAAGCACAGAAGATGTTTTAAAAGGGAAGCACACAGTAAATATATCTGAACACTGTCAAG GCAGTATAGAAGACGTTTTGGCTGTTTTATCAGCCTATATAAAATATTCCTTCCATATCTCCTCGCCTGACTGTACACTGACGTCTATGAAGTTCTGGATGATGGGTCATATGCAGGGGGAACCTGTACGACACATACCAGAAATCATTTGCAGCCGTATACCTGGAAGTCTTGAAGGTACTCTTTTCATCTGGAATCCAAGGAGCCCTTGTGAAGGGAATCTTACCGTCTTTGCCAG GAATACCGCAGTGATGCTCCAGTGCCTCTGTAGTCTCAGAAGTGTTCTTCCTCCAACCTGTGTGATGAAGATCATAAAGCAAGAGGGCATGCACTGTTTGGCTGAAAGCTTGGCGCTGTCTCTGGAAGAGGAGTTGCTGGCCCTCAAGAGTGCAATATCCACATCAGCAAGCGATGCTGAAGAAGACCTGACCCTGAGAAGTAAATTGAAGAAAAAGCCCAGTAGCACAATAACTCCTTTATCCGACACAAAGGAAGATGTGCAGCGGTATCGAGATGAGCTCCTGATTGAGCAGGAGCAAAGTAAGCTGGGAGCTAACCTCACTATAGAAAGCGATCAGTACAGACAAATTGTAGAGAAgatagctcagattcaaatgaaCTCTGACAAACTAGCAGCGAGACTGGCCTCTTCCTGA